One genomic segment of Streptomyces sp. RerS4 includes these proteins:
- the recF gene encoding DNA replication/repair protein RecF: MHVSHLSLADFRSYARAEVPLAPGVTAFVGPNGQGKTNLVEAIGYLATLGSHRVSSDAPLVRMGTERAVIRAAVTQGERQQLVELELNPGRANRARINRSSQVRPRDVLGIVRTVLFAPEDLALVKGDPGERRRFLDELVTARSPRMAAVRSDYERVLKQRNTLLKSAAMARRHGGRSMDMSTLDVWDQHLARAGAELLAQRLDLIATLLPLADKAYEELAPGGGPLGLAYRSSAGEAVDSGEARTREALYEVLLTALSGVRKQEIERGVTLVGPHRDDVLLRLGELPAKGYASHGESWSFALALRLASYELLRSEGTEPVLILDDVFAELDARRRERLAELVARGEQVLVTAAVDDDVPDVLTGTRFGVSGGEVTRL; this comes from the coding sequence ATGCATGTTTCGCATCTCTCGTTGGCCGACTTCCGCTCGTACGCTCGGGCCGAGGTTCCCCTCGCCCCGGGCGTGACGGCTTTCGTGGGCCCCAACGGCCAGGGCAAGACGAACCTCGTCGAGGCCATCGGCTACCTGGCGACGCTCGGCAGCCACCGGGTCTCCTCGGACGCCCCCCTCGTCCGGATGGGGACGGAGCGGGCGGTGATCCGCGCGGCCGTCACCCAGGGCGAGCGGCAGCAGCTGGTGGAGCTGGAGCTGAACCCGGGGCGCGCGAACCGGGCGCGGATCAACCGGTCCTCGCAGGTCAGGCCCCGGGACGTGTTGGGGATCGTACGGACCGTGCTGTTCGCGCCCGAGGACCTGGCCCTGGTCAAGGGCGATCCGGGTGAGCGGCGGCGCTTCCTGGACGAGCTGGTGACGGCGCGCTCCCCGCGGATGGCGGCCGTCCGCTCCGACTACGAGCGGGTGCTCAAGCAGCGCAACACGCTGCTGAAGTCCGCGGCGATGGCCCGCCGGCACGGCGGTCGCTCCATGGACATGTCCACGCTCGACGTGTGGGACCAGCACCTCGCGCGGGCGGGCGCCGAGCTCCTCGCGCAGCGCCTCGACCTGATCGCGACGTTGCTGCCGCTCGCGGACAAGGCCTACGAGGAGCTCGCGCCCGGCGGCGGTCCGCTCGGCCTCGCGTACCGTTCCTCGGCCGGCGAGGCCGTGGACAGCGGGGAGGCGCGTACCCGTGAGGCGCTGTACGAGGTGCTGCTGACGGCGCTCTCCGGGGTCCGCAAGCAGGAGATCGAGCGCGGGGTGACCCTCGTGGGCCCGCACCGTGACGACGTCCTGCTGCGCCTGGGCGAGCTGCCCGCGAAGGGGTACGCGAGCCACGGCGAGTCCTGGTCGTTCGCGCTGGCGCTGCGGCTGGCCTCGTACGAGCTGCTGCGCTCGGAGGGGACGGAGCCGGTGCTGATCCTGGACGACGTCTTCGCCGAACTGGACGCGCGCCGCCGGGAGCGGCTGGCGGAGCTGGTGGCGCGGGGCGAGCAGGTGTTGGTGACGGCGGCGGTGGACGATGACGTTCCGGACGTGCTGACGGGGACGCGGTTCGGAGTGTCCGGCGGTGAGGTGACCCGGCTGTGA